CCGTCGACGCCTTGTCCGCCGCCGCGATCAGCAGCGTCGCGGTGTCCTTCGTCAGCGGGTCGCCGTGCCCGAAGCAGGCGACGGACGGGGCCAGCGACGCGAGGCGGCGCATCGTGGCCAGCGCCTGCTCGCGGTCCACGTTGAACACCCCGAGCATCACCTCGCCCACCGCCGCGATGCTGTCGCCCGTGAACAGCACGCCGTGGTGCGGGAGATGGACCGCGAGGGAACCGTCCGTGTGCCCGGGGGCGTGCACGACACGCGCACCGCCGCCGAAGTCGAGTACGTCGCCCTCCTCCAGCTCCCGGTCGACCCGGGTGGCCGGAGCCTCCGGAACGGTCAACCCGTGCTCGTACAGGGGCCGTTCCCAGTCGAGCAGCACCGGCTCGGGGGTCGGGGCGAGACCGCGCACCACCGGGGCGTCCAACCGGTGTGCCAGCACCTCGGCGCCGTACCGCCCGGCCAACTCCTCGGCGGCGCCCACGTGGTCGCGGTGGCAGTGCGTGAGCACGATGCGGCGCAGGTCGCGCGGGTCCGCGCCCAGGCTCCGTATCGCCTGCTCGATGTCGGCGGCGGCATCGCGGTGGCCCGCGTCGATCAGCGTCAACTCGGTCCCGTCGGAGGTCTCTTCGCGCCACAGGTACGCCTGGCCGATCGGGAAACGCAGCATGTGCAGGTGCGGAAGCATTTCTACGAGGTCCATGGGGCGAACGTACGAGAGGCCGTACGTCCGCCGCCATGGAACTTCGCTCAGCGCATAGTTCGCTCAGCGCTGATCACCGGTGGGTTTCCCGGTGCGGGGTGCGCCGCCGTCTCAGACCTTCTTGGACTCGGCGTAGTGGGTGAGGAAGAGGGCCTCCGCGATCGAGAGGCGCTCCAGTTCCTCGGGGGAGACGCTCTCGTTCACCGCGTGGATCTGCGCCTCCGGCTCGCTCAGGCCGATGAGCAGGATCTCCGCCTCCGGGTAGAGCGAGGCGAGGGTGTTGCACAGCGGGATGGAGCCGCCCATGCCGGAGATCTGCATCTCCTCGCCGGGGTACGCGAAGCGCATCGCGTCCGCCATCGACGTGTACGCCGGGCTGGAGGTGTCCGCCTGGAACGGCTGGCCCTGGCCGACCTGCTCGACCGCGACCTTCGCACCCCACGGGGTGTGCGCCTTCAGGTGCGCGGTGAGCAGCCGCGTCGCCTCGGCGGCGTCCTGGCCCGGCGGCACCCGCAGGCTGATCTGTGCCCGCGCGCTGGCCTGGAGGGAGGGGGTGGCGCCGACGACCGGCGGGCAGTCGATGCCGATGACGGTGACGGCGGGGCGTGCCCAGATGCGGTCGGCGACCGTGCCGGTGCCGATCAGCTCGACGCCCTCGCGGACCTTCGCGTCGGCACGGAACTCGTCCTGCGGGTACTGCAGGCCCGACCAGGTGCCGTCCGCCGTGAGGCCGTCGACGGTGGTGGAGCCGTCCGCGTCGCGCAGCGAGGCGAGCAGGTGGATCATCGCGGCGAGCGCGTCGGGCGCCGCGCCGCCGAACTGGCCGGAGTGCAGGTTGCCTTCGAGGGTGTCGAGGGTCACCCGCAGCATCGTCATGCCGCGCAGCGTCGCCGTCACGGTGGGCAGGCCCACGCGGAAGTTGCCGGTGTCGCCGATCACGACGGTGTCGGCGGCCAGCAGGTCCGGGTGCGCCTCCGCGTACCGCTCCAGACCGCCGGTGCCCTGCTCCTCCGAGCCCTCGGCGATGACCTTCACGGAGACCGGGACGCCACCGTTCTCCTTCAGGGCGCGCAGCGCGAGCAGGTGCATGACGAACCCGCCCTTGCAGTCGGCCGCGCCGCGCCCGTACCAGCGGCCGTTCCGCTCGGTCAGCTCGAACGGCGGCGAGGCCCACTTGTCCTCGCCGAGCGGCGGCTGTACGTCGTAGTGCGCATACAGCAGTACGGTCGGCGCGCCCTCGGGGCCGGGCAGGAAGCCGTACACCGACTGCGTGCCGTCGGGGGTGTCGAGCAGGGCGACGTCCTGGAAGCCCTCGGTGCGCAGCGCGTCGGCGCACCAGTTCGCGGCGGCCTCGCACTCGCTCTGGGGGAACTGTGCGGGGTCCGCCACCGACTGGAAGGCCACCAGCTCGGCGAGCTCCGACTTGGCGCGGGGCATCAGCGCGGCGACGGACGCGGCGACGGGCGCAGCGATCGGGTGGGTGGCGGTCATGGGCACGCTCCTTGTGGGTGCGGACGGCGGTTCGGTGCTGCGGTGCTGCGGTGTCGTACACGCGTGATCCGGCGTGCACGGGTGCGCACCGGTTACGGTGCGGGGTGCTTCGAGCCTGCTGCGCGTGTGTTGCGCGTGTGCTGCGCGGACAGGTGTGTGTACGACGAAGACATGACCGATCCTCCCACAGCGGACCCGGCTTCCTCCGCGCCGTAGGATGCCGCAGGAAAGCATGGGCCACGGGTCGGATCAGGAGCAGAAGCACATCGTGAGCAGCGAGAACGCAGACGCCGCAGCAGACGCCGGACACGAGTGGGACGAGGACGGCGGGCCCGTGTGGGACGTCGTGGTGGTCGGGGCAGGACCGGCCGGGGCTTCCGCTGCGCACGCGGCGGCAAGCGCGGGGCGTCGTGTCCTGCTGCTGGAGAAGGCCGAACTGCCCCGTTACAAGACGTGCGGGGGAGGCATCATCGGCCCGTCCCGGGACAGCCTGCCGCCCGGGTTCGTCCTGCCGCTCCAGGACCGCATCCACGCGGTGACCTTCTCCCTGGACGGAAAGCTGACGCGCACCAGGAAGTCCAGGCGGATGCTGTTCGGCCTGGTCAACCGGGCCGAGTTCGACCAGCGGCTGGTCGAGTCCGCGCAGCAGGCGGGCGCGGTGCTGCGTACCGGTGTGACGGTCGCCCGGGTCGAGCAGCACGGGTCGGCGGTGCCGGACCGGCGCACGGCGGCCGTGGTGCTGGCCGACGGGGAGACCGTCCTCGCGCGGGCGGTCGTCGGCGCGGACGGCAGCGCCAGCCGGATAGGGGCACACGTCGGGGTCGAGCTCGACCAGGTCGACCTCGGCCTGGAGGCCGAGATCCCGGTGCCGAAGACGGTCGCCGAGGACTGGGCGGGGCGGGTGCTCATCGACTGGGGCCCCATTCCCGGGAGTTACGGGTGGGTCTTCCCGAAGGGGGACACGCTGACGGTCGGCGTGATCGCCGCGAAGGGTGAAGGGTCCGCCACCAAGCAGTACTTGACGGACTTCATCGCCCGGCTGGGGCTCGCCGGATTCGAACCGTCGGTTTCCTCCGGGCACTTGACGCGCTGCCGGGCGGCCGGGTCGCCGCTGTCGCGCGGCCGGGTGCTGGTGTGCGGGGACGCGGCGGGTCTTCTTGAGCCGTGGACCCGGGAGGGGATTTCGTTCGCCCTGCGGTCGGGGCGGCTGGCGGGGGAGTGGGCGGTGCGGATCGCCGAGGCGCAGGATGCCGTCGACGCCCGACGGCAGGCCCTGAACTACGCCTTCGCGATCAAGGCGGGGCTGGGTGTGGAGATGGGCGTCGGCAAGCGGATGCTGACCCAGTTCGAACGCCACCCGGGACTGCTGCACGCCGCGATCACCGGGCTGCGGCCCGCGTGGAACGCGTTCGCCCGCATCACGCGTGGGCAGACGACGCTGGCCGAACTGGTGCGCATGCACCCGATGGCGCAGCGGGCGCTGAACGCGGTGCACAAGGGGGACGTAGTGCGCACGGCGGATGAGGGGCGCAAGCCCGATGAGGAGCGCAAGCCGGACGAGAGCTGATCTGCTCCTGCTCCAGGTGAGTGCGCCGAGTGCGTTCGTTGAGTTCGTTGCGTGAAGCGGTGACCCGTCGGCCCTGTGGGGCGGCGGGTCACTTCGTTTGCGTGCCCGTGCCCGTGCCTGTGCCCGTGGTGGTGCCCGTGCGGTTGCCGTTGAGCGTGATGCGGAAGACCGGGTGCTTGTGGGCGGCGGCGAGCAGTTCCTCGTCGGTGGAGTCGACGGTGACGTCCCCGAAGAACCGGCCGACCTCCCAGCCCCACTTCTTGAGGTACTTCCGCAGGATCACCGGCTTCTCGGCGTCCGGCAGCTCGACGGCCGTGAACTCCTGTGTCCGGCGGCCCACTTGGAGCTTCCCGCCACCGGCCGCGCGCATGTTGCGAACCCACTCCGAGTGCCCGCGTGCCGAGACCAGGTAGGGGCCGTTCTCGTACGGGAGTGGGTTGACCGGCACCCGGCGCCACTCGCCGCTCTTGCGGCCGAGCACGGAGAGCTCGGCCGAACCCAGGAGGCTGACGCCGTGGCGGGCGAGCCAGCCGACGGTGCCGTTGAGGAGGTTGCCGACGCGGCTGGGCCTGACGTAGTGGGTGCTGCCGCTGCCGCTGCTGGTGTTGTTGCTGGTCATGGTGGGGTCCTTTCAGGGGTCTGTCCGGGAATCCGAGAGCACTGCTCTCGTTTGTGAGCACCAGTCTGCGGTGAAGCGGTGCTCTAAAGCAAGAGCAGTGCTCTCTTTTCTGTTCGGCGCTCTTTTTGTGGTGCGGTGCTCTCGTTGTTGTGCAGTGCTCTCGGTCGATGTCAGACTGCTCCCCATGAGCACCACACAGGGAGCCAGGGAACGGGCCAGGACCGAGATCACGGCGGCCATCAAGGAGGAGGCCCGCAGACAGCTCGCGGTCGAGGGCGCGGCAAAGCTCTCGCTGCGCGCGGTCGCGCGGGAACTGGGCATGGTGTCCTCCGCGCTCTACCGCTACTTCCCCAGCCGGGACGACCTCCTGACCGCGCTGATCACCGACGCGTACGACGCGGTGGGCGAAGCGGCGGAGAAGGCCCTCGTGCGGCAGTCCGCCGGGGTGGGGCACCGGGAGCGGTGGGTACGGGTGTGTCTCGCGGTACGGAGGTGGGCGCTCGACCATCCGCAGGAGTACGCCCTGCTGTACGGATCGCCGGTGCCCGGCTACAGCGCGCCGCAGACCACGGCGGTACCCGCTGCGCGGACCATGACGGTACTGATCTCGATCGCACGGGACGCCCACGCGACGCGGGGGCTCGCGGTGGAACGGCTTCCGGCGGGACTGCTC
The sequence above is a segment of the Streptomyces sp. NBC_00237 genome. Coding sequences within it:
- a CDS encoding dipeptidase, producing the protein MTATHPIAAPVAASVAALMPRAKSELAELVAFQSVADPAQFPQSECEAAANWCADALRTEGFQDVALLDTPDGTQSVYGFLPGPEGAPTVLLYAHYDVQPPLGEDKWASPPFELTERNGRWYGRGAADCKGGFVMHLLALRALKENGGVPVSVKVIAEGSEEQGTGGLERYAEAHPDLLAADTVVIGDTGNFRVGLPTVTATLRGMTMLRVTLDTLEGNLHSGQFGGAAPDALAAMIHLLASLRDADGSTTVDGLTADGTWSGLQYPQDEFRADAKVREGVELIGTGTVADRIWARPAVTVIGIDCPPVVGATPSLQASARAQISLRVPPGQDAAEATRLLTAHLKAHTPWGAKVAVEQVGQGQPFQADTSSPAYTSMADAMRFAYPGEEMQISGMGGSIPLCNTLASLYPEAEILLIGLSEPEAQIHAVNESVSPEELERLSIAEALFLTHYAESKKV
- a CDS encoding nitroreductase family deazaflavin-dependent oxidoreductase, which codes for MTSNNTSSGSGSTHYVRPSRVGNLLNGTVGWLARHGVSLLGSAELSVLGRKSGEWRRVPVNPLPYENGPYLVSARGHSEWVRNMRAAGGGKLQVGRRTQEFTAVELPDAEKPVILRKYLKKWGWEVGRFFGDVTVDSTDEELLAAAHKHPVFRITLNGNRTGTTTGTGTGTGTQTK
- a CDS encoding geranylgeranyl reductase family protein; its protein translation is MGHGSDQEQKHIVSSENADAAADAGHEWDEDGGPVWDVVVVGAGPAGASAAHAAASAGRRVLLLEKAELPRYKTCGGGIIGPSRDSLPPGFVLPLQDRIHAVTFSLDGKLTRTRKSRRMLFGLVNRAEFDQRLVESAQQAGAVLRTGVTVARVEQHGSAVPDRRTAAVVLADGETVLARAVVGADGSASRIGAHVGVELDQVDLGLEAEIPVPKTVAEDWAGRVLIDWGPIPGSYGWVFPKGDTLTVGVIAAKGEGSATKQYLTDFIARLGLAGFEPSVSSGHLTRCRAAGSPLSRGRVLVCGDAAGLLEPWTREGISFALRSGRLAGEWAVRIAEAQDAVDARRQALNYAFAIKAGLGVEMGVGKRMLTQFERHPGLLHAAITGLRPAWNAFARITRGQTTLAELVRMHPMAQRALNAVHKGDVVRTADEGRKPDEERKPDES
- a CDS encoding TetR/AcrR family transcriptional regulator, with translation MSTTQGARERARTEITAAIKEEARRQLAVEGAAKLSLRAVARELGMVSSALYRYFPSRDDLLTALITDAYDAVGEAAEKALVRQSAGVGHRERWVRVCLAVRRWALDHPQEYALLYGSPVPGYSAPQTTAVPAARTMTVLISIARDAHATRGLAVERLPAGLLPEAERLTADVAPDLPGAVAIGFVAVWAELFGLISFEVFGHFHRVVEEREAFFAHAASGLAEKVGLPRT
- a CDS encoding MBL fold metallo-hydrolase → MDLVEMLPHLHMLRFPIGQAYLWREETSDGTELTLIDAGHRDAAADIEQAIRSLGADPRDLRRIVLTHCHRDHVGAAEELAGRYGAEVLAHRLDAPVVRGLAPTPEPVLLDWERPLYEHGLTVPEAPATRVDRELEEGDVLDFGGGARVVHAPGHTDGSLAVHLPHHGVLFTGDSIAAVGEVMLGVFNVDREQALATMRRLASLAPSVACFGHGDPLTKDTATLLIAAADKASTGQ